The DNA region TTTAATTGATCTATCCCTTGGTTCCTCGGATTTACCGGCTTCTCCAATTGCCATCGACGCAATCCACAAAGCACTCGATGATCCGAGTACCCATGGCTATGTCCTCCACCGTAATACCCAAGCCTTTCGCGAGGCGATCGCCACCTGGTATACCGAGCGTTATGGCATTGTAGTTGATGCAGCAACAGAAGTTTTACCATTGATTGGCTCCCAAGAAGGCACGGCCCATTTGCCATTAGTGCTAATGGATGAAGATGATGTGGCACTGCTACCCGATCCTGGTTATCCGTCCTATACAGGTGGTGTGGCCTTAGCAAATGGAAAAATCCACTATTTACCATTAACAGCAGAAAACCAGTTTTTACCCAATTTTGATGCGATTCCTTCGGACATTTTGCCCCGCACACGCTTAATGATCCTCAGTTATCCCCACAACCCAACCACTGGAATTGCAACCTTAGATTTTTTCACAAAAGCCGTTGCCTTTTGCCAAGAGAACGATATTGTCCTAGTACATGATTTCCCTTACAACGATATGTATTTTGGGGAGGTAGAACCCCCTTCCGCGCTCCAGGCTGACCCACAAAAATCCTGCTCAATTGAATTTTTCACTTTCTCGAAATCCTTTAATATGGGCGGTTTTCGCATTGCTTTCGCTGTTGGAAATGCCGAGATTATTCAGGGTTTACGTCGATTAAAAGCGGTGGTTGATTTTAATCAATATGCAGGCACTCTCTCTGGGGCGATCGCCGCGTTACAACAAGACAAAGACACAATCACCAAAAATGTCACCGTCTACAAAGCCCGCCGAGATGCCTTGGTAGATGCTCTAAATAAAGTGGGTTGGGATGTCCCAAAACCAGACGCAACATTATATGTTTGGGCAAAGCTACCTGAGAGTTGGGAAGGAACCAGCATCGAATTTTGTACCGAGTTAGTCGCTAAAACAGGAGTGGCCCTCTCCCCTGGTTCTGGGTTTGGCAAGATGGGCGAAGGTTATGTGCGGTTTGCCTTGGTGCAGGAGCCAGAAATCCTGCGAAATGTGGTGCAAAAAATCGATACCTTTTTAACGGTTTAACCAAACATCATGATGACAATGACACAGGTTTGGGGTTGTCTGATTCTTCTAATCGCAGCGCCATGCTTAGGGGCATTTGTCGTTTTTCCGCAAGGGGGCGATCGCCGTCCGACTCGATTTAACGAGCGTGCGCAATTTATCACTGAATTAGCCCTTGGAATGGGAATTATCATTCTGACACGGCAATTTTTCGCGATGACCTCGGCTTGGGAGCTTTTAGGATTATTGGCATTGGTGATGGGTCGTTACTGGCGGTGGCAGGAAACAGCAATGGTAGCGGTGCTCGGCGGATTATTGCTCCATGATTACCAAATCACTTTGCTGGTGGGATTTATTGGATTGGTGGGATTGACGTTCTTCCGACAAATCCGCCGAGGTATTTGGGAAATGATCACTCTCATTAGTTTGGCTCTGGTGATTCGCCACGGTGATCAGTCTGGGTATATTGTGGCGGCGATCGCCCTGAGTGGCACTTTGGCTTGGATTAGTAGCGTTGCACCGAATAATCGTGAAGTTTGGAGCTTTTTTAAACCAGAGGCAAAATTTGCCACATTAGATCAACCCCTCAATCGCAGTCAGGTCGGAGAAACGGCGGCAACTCTCAGCCAACTGAAACAGCGGGGTTATTCGGTACTTCCCGGTTGGCTCTTAGGGGCAGGGGATGATTTATTTGTTTTACTGCAATTTCTCAAGCCCGATGAAGATCGCCCGTTCATGGTGCGATTATCTAGCGAAAAACCGAGCCAACGGTTTCAAATTCCCATCGAGCAACTTGCCAGCGCCAAAGCCTTAGAGTCAGCTATTTTAAGTACTTTTTCCCGTGAAGAACTCGGCCAGCAAAGCATTTTAATTCAAGTGCAACCCCAAGTCATTTGGTCGGGAATTACCTACAGCCGTGCTCCTCTCGGTTATCGCCACAGCCAAGAACCATTAACGGAAGTATTGGCAGATATGATTACGCCACTCATCGTCGGCGATCGCACACCCTTGCAGTATTACGGTTTAGAGGAACCAACCTTACAGGAAAAGATTTCACCTGCCCGCTTGCCGCCACTAACTTTAATGCAGGAGGCGGCAAAATTAAGTCGCTGCCTTGAGGAAGAATTTATCGCACCGCTGTCGATGGAATGGTGCTTCGATGGCAAACAAATCTGGATTTTAGGGGTACGTCCAATCCAGAGTCTCAAACAGCATTGGACGAGGGACTATCTACAAACCGTTGTGCCGCATCCACTCCAGCCTTTAAGCGCATCTCTGTTTAAACACACAGCAGAACAGGCGATCGCCGAGATTTTCCAAACGTTTACTGTTACGCCTCAACCCAAACCAAGCATTTCTCAAAGAAGTCTTCCCGCAGCACCACCAGATTTCGTCACTCATTACCGGGGCTATAGCTATTACAACCGAACTGTGGGCGATCGCTTGCTCCAAGAGCTGGATTTAGATTGGGAGACATTTCCCAAGATCACCAACGCACGCTTCCGCACAGTTTTAACGCACCCACGCTTGTTTTATCGATATCTCCGCTGGGATCAAGATTGGGCAAAAACTGTAGCACAAGATATCCAACGGCAGGTTGCCCCAACTTTAAAAACGATTCGCTTTTCCCGTAATGCGACAGAGAACCTCAGTCTCACAGAACTTAATCAACATATAGAGCAATTACAAGCGTTAACTGGTTGCTTGCTTGCCCATTATGTTCGAGGCCATATTATTCTGCGTACCCGGCGATCGCTCCTCAAAGTGAAGCAACCATCCGCTGAGCCTCCAGAAGCTCAACAGGCACTCTTGCGCATTGCGAGGGATATTCAAAATTTATTGCCCCAAGGAGAAACCCAAACCGCCAGTCGAGCAGAATTATTTGCCCAACTCGCCGATCAACCAGATGGCAAAAATATTTTTCAGCAAATCGAGCAGTGGCTGACAGAATATGGGCATCGAGGAGATTATCCTTGGGAACTTGCCCAGAAACGTTGGCAGGAAGACGCTGGAGGGATTCGTAAGCGGATTACAAAGCTACTCAATAATCAAACATCGTCTGCATCACCATCGCCATCTTTTGGCAAACAATCTTGGCGACAAGAGTCCCTCAGCCGTACAGAAAAACGATTAAAGACCATTGAAGACTTTATTTACCATTGCCTTGCGCAACTCCGATGGTCACTGTTGGCGATCGCCGATCATTGGGTAGCAGCGGAGAAACTAGACTGTGCTGCCGATATTTTCTGGCTCCGTTTAGCAGAAATCAATCAGCTCAGCACCTCCACAGACAGCGCAACATTAAGGCTACAAATTCAATACCGTCGGATGCTACAGGCAAAAACAAAGGATAAAGAAGAACAGTCACCACCGCCACCAATTCTTGTTTATGGGCAACCTAAAAGACCAGAGGCGATCGCCGATCGATGTTTAAAGATGTCGGGAATATTAAAGGGACAAAGCGTTGGTACAGGCTCAATCATTGCTAAAGCAAAACGCTGCTCTCGTTGGCAACAGCCTCCCAGAATCAGCAACAATGATATTTTAATTGTCCCTTATCTCCACGAAAGGCTTTTCCCTTATCTCCCTGAACTTAAAGGCGTTATTACGACTCAAGGTAGCTTATTTTCCCAAGGGGCAAGGTTAGCCCGCGAGCAAAACTTACCCATGATCGTAAATGTGCCCAATGCCCTAGAGGTGATCCAAACAGGTCAATGGCTACGACTAGACGGCCATTCTGGTCAGGTGGAACTTTTACCGAGTGATTGTCTCTTTATCAATAACGGCTAGGTTTCGCTAGCGGGTACAATCTCATCAATCTTTGTTTTTCTTTTCATGCAGCAATCCCCTATCCTTCAGCGTTGGTTTCGCACCACTGAAAAATCTCCTCGTCTCCTTCATGTTTTGACCGCGATCACCCTCTGTTTTGTGGGGGGATTAGCATTTCTATGGCGATTGGGCAGTGTGGGTTTGGTGGACGAAACGGAGCCGATGTTTGCGGAGGCAGCTCGTCAAATGCTGGTCACAGGGGACTGGATTACGCCCTATTACAACGACGTCACTCGCTTTGACAAACCACCTTTGGTCTACTGGCTAATGGCGATCGCCTACAAAATTGTGGGAGTGAATGCTTGGGGGGCGAGATTACCTTCTGCTCTCGCGGCGATCGCTCTAATGGCGATGATATTTTTGGTGCTGTATAAATATGGTTTTCCGACGGCAGCAACGGCCGCACAACCCGACGAATCGAAGACCAAACAAAAACTCTGGTTAGGAGCATTACTGGGAAGTAGCCTAATCGCCCTAAATCTCCAAACTATTGTCTGGGCAAGAACTGGGGTTTCTGATATGCTCCTCAACGGCTGTATGGGTAGCGGCTTAGTCTGTTTTTTTTGTGGCTATGGCAGTGGCGGTCGTCCCCTGAATCGGTGGCTTCCCAATATTTGGTACATTGCGGCTTATGCATGTTTAGGGTTAGCTGTCCTCACCAAAGGGCCTGTAGGTTTGGCTCTACCGGGACTAACCATCATATTTTTTTTGCTGTATCTCGGTCGCTTTTGGTCAGTTTTTCTTGAAGCAAAGCCTTGGATTGGAGCCATCATTTTTTCTGTAATCACAGTGCCTTGGTATGTGTTGGTCATTCTCCGCAATGGTCAAACCTACCTCGATACATTTTTTGGCTACCACAATTACGATCGGTTTACGGGTGTGGTAAATGGCCATGCAGCGCCACTATATTTCTACATCCCTGTGGTTTTAATTGGGTTTATCCCTTGGTCGCTTTATCTACCTGCGGCGATCGCCCGTCTCAAACTCCACAAAATCGGTGATTGGCGACAGCAACCCCGCCATGCTCATCTCGGCCTTTTCGCGATGGCGTGGTTTAGCACCATCTTCATCTTCTTCACCATTGCCGTCACCAAACTCCCCAGCTATACAATCCCTCTATTGCCAGCAGGAGCAATTTTAGTCGCCCTACTTTGGAGCCAGATGCTCCTAGAACCGGAACAAAAAAGTCAATGGTTCTGGTGGAGTGGCGCGGTTAACGTCTTGTTTTTAGGCTTCTTAGCAGGCTTTATGATTTATAGCCCTCAAGTTATTGGCTTCGATCCAGCAGCTCCCAATCTAGACAGCAGTTTTCGGGAATCGATCTTACCGATTGCAGGCGCTCTCATCTGGGCGATCGCCACAATTACAGCAGGGGTAAGTCTCTACCGTTCTCGTCTTGGTCTTCTAGTCAGCAATATTTGCGCCATGGTTTTATTCATCACCTGTGTTTTACTACCCATGGGGACACTGCTCGATCAAGCTCGCCAAGCCGGACTCCGGGAAATCGCCAAAACAATCACTGAAGTCAGGCAGCCGGAGGAGAAAGTGGTTATGATTGGGTTTGAAAAGCCAAGCCTAGTCTTTTATACAGGGCAGCACATCGATTTTTTTGATAAACCATCAGAAGCAATTCGGTTCATCCAACAGAGTGGAGCATCAGATCAAGAAGAGACTATTTTAATCATTAGCCGAAATAAATATCTAACAAACTTACCATTCACCATTCTAAATTCTGAGATAATTCAGGAAAAATCCCCTTATAAGCTGATGCGTATCCCTCAGAAAATCTTTTAATATATGGTTTCTTTGCTGATTAATTGTTGTTCCAAACACTAGACTAATCATAATCAAAACAAGAAACTCAAGATTTTCTTTATAATCATCCGAAAACTAAGCTCTTACAAAGTACTGTTCTCTACCTAATCGTCAATCATCCTCTGTATAATCCTTTGTCTAAACTTGTTATCCATACAATTGGTTTAAGTGAAACTTTGAAGGAACAATTTTCTTCATCGCTGATTGATGATCGGTACATGGTGGATCACCATGAGAATAGTCGAGAAGCTTACGACATTATCGTTGAAAAGAAAGAGAATATTGATTGCCTCATTATCCAGTATGACTCTGAGCTAGATCACACCCCAAATCAACTTTCAGAGTTGAGAATTTTGCTGCCAAGCCTAATATTTTTTACGCAATCACACCAAGCGATAGAACAGAAAGAAAAGGGCAAATTTCTCTATCACAGTGCAGAACAATATATCTCGTTTGAGAATCTTCGGTCATTGACATCGTCTATCGATCAGGCGATCGCCCAATTCCTGAACTTAGCCCCAAGCTGCGCTCTGTCCGATAATCCCACCACACCAGAGGAGATCGACAGTAACAACCAACAGCAAAATTTTCTCCTCCTACAACAGCGCCGCCTGGCTGAGAAATTACGCGAACGATTAGGCTATCTCGGCGTTTATTACAAACGAAATCCACAGTATTTTTACCGTAATTTATCTGAGGAAGAACAGCGTAAATTCAAGCAGGATTTCATCGCAGATTACCGTGAAATTGTCCTCGATTATTTCAATGGTGCTCCTCCTACTAATCAGGCGATTGATCAGTTTGTCAACCAGGCTTTTTTTGCTGATGTTTCTGTCTCCTATATCCTTGAAACACACATGGCATTAATGGATGATTTTGCCCAACAACTGAAGCTTGAAGGACGTAGTGAAGAAATACTTTTAGATTATCGCCTCACCTTAATTGATATTGTGGCGCACCTCTGTGAAATGTATCGCCGCTCAATCCCAAGGGAAGACCTACCTTTTGAACTCCTAATGCGGATGGATTAGGATGGTTTGTATGATCTTCTAAATGCACTTCATTTCTCACTTTTTCTACCCCACATGACTTCTTATGAATCCCCTAAAAAAAACTTATGTTTTGAAGCTTTACGTGGCTGGTAACACTCCGAATTCAGTCCGTGCTTTAAAAACGCTCAAAAATATTTTAGAAATTGATTTCAAAGGCGTGTATGCGCTCAAAGTGATTGATGTTTTGCAAAATCCTCAGCTTGCAGAAGAAGACAAAATATTGGCAACACCGACCCTCTCAAAAGTTTTGCCGCCCCCTGTCCGGAAAATTATTGGTGATCTCTCAGACCGAGAGAAAGTCCTAATCGGCTTGGATTTGTTATATGAGGAGTTCTTAGAACGTGAAAATGATTTGTAATTCACACAATCGTGGCGATCGCCCATCATCAGATTTTTGCTTGGTACCAACCCCAAGATATTGACGTCTCCTATCACATAGTCGAACAGCACAAACCCTCGACTATCATGGCTTGAGCACTGAGTTTTATACCGATGCTCACCCTTGCCAGAGTATCGAATTTTTTTAAATCCCTTTTCACCCTTTTTTATTTCCTTTTAATCTCTTTTTTTATACCCCAGACGTTAAGCCATGAATCAGCCTACCTCTGCTAATAATGGAGCCATCAAAGGCGTACAGAAAATTCGTACCCTCATTGAAGGCCTCGACGAAATCAGTCACGGTGGTTTACCTTCTGGGAGAACAACCCTTGTCAGTGGTACTTCCGGTACAGGAAAGACTCTCCTTGCCATTCAGTTTCTCTACCACGGCATTAAACACTTCGACTACCCCGGACTCTTTGTTACCTTCGAGGAATCACCCCGCGACATTATTCAAAATGCGCACAGTTTCGGTTGGGATCTCCAGAGTTTAGTAGATGAGGGCAAACTCTTTATCCTTGATGCTTCCCCTGACCCCGATGGTCAAGAGGTAGTCGGTAACTTTGACCTGTCAGCATTGATCGAACGGATTCAATATGCCATTCGTAAATATGATGCCAAGCTAGTTTCTATTGACTCGGTAACAGCCGTTTTTCAGCAGTATGACGCAGCGCCAGTCGTACGTCGTGAAATTTTCCGATTAGTAGCTCGCCTCAAATATTTGGCAGTAACGTCCATCATGACCACAGAACGTCTTGATGAATATGGCCCTGTTGCACGTTTTGGCGTTGAGGAATTTGTGTCTGATAATGTCGTCATTTTGCGAAATGTTCTCGAAGGCGAGCGACGGCGACGCACAATCGAAATTCTCAAGCTACGCGGTACTACCCACATGAAAGGAGAGTATCCGTTCACAATCACCAACGACGGCATTAATATCTTTCCGCTTGGTGCAATGCGCCTCACTCAACGGTCTTCCAATGCACGAATTTCTTCCGGTGTGGAAACATTGGATGGCATGTGCGGCGGTGGTTTCTTCAAGGATTCAATTATTCTTGCAACGGGTGCAACGGGTACTGGAAAAACACTCCTCGTTAGTAAATTCCTTGAGGAGGGTTGTCGGAAAGGAGAACGAGCAATTTTGTTTGCTTATGAAGAATCCCGCGCACAGCTCTCTCGAAATGCATCATCTTGGGGAATTGACTTTGAAGAGATGGAACAGAAAGGTCTATTGAAGTTGCTCTGTTCTTACCCAGAGTCGGCTGGTTTAGAAGATCATCTACAGATGATTAAGTCGGAGATTTCTGAATTTAAGCCTTCTCGAATTGCGATTGATTCTCTCTCAGCTTTAGCTAGAGGTGTGACGAATAATGCTTTCCGTCAGTTTGTGATCGGCGTAACAGGCTACGCAAAACAAGAGGAAATCACTGGTTTCTTCACGAATACAACTGATCAGTTTATGGGAGCGCACTCGATTACTGAATCCCATATCTCGACAATTACCGACACGATTTTAATGCTGCAATATGTGGAGATTCGCGGCGAAATGTCCCGTGCGCTCAATGTCTTTAAGATGCGGGGATCATGGCATGACAAGGGTATTCGTGAGTACTCGATTAGTGAGGGTGGTGCTCAGATTAAGGATTCGTTCCGGAATTATGAGCGGATTATCAGTGGTTCTCCCACTAGGATTGCTGTGGATGAAAAGAGTGAGCTAACTCGGATTATGCGTGGTGTCCAAGATAAGACAATGGATGATTAAGGAACGCACAATTTTTAAAATATGAAGAAAGAGAAGGTGCTTTAGTCTTCTCTTTTTTGTTGAAAGGAATGAATTATTTACATGGCGATCGCCCTTTTAGAGAGCTGTGTTTTGATAGGGAAAGAGGGATTTTTTATCCTATTCCCATCAGGTTAAACCTAATGCATTATCCAGAACCTGTCCCCAAAGGCTTGAGTGTTAAACCTCTCGGTCAATATCGCATGGTGATTGACTATGAGCGGACGGGCATGGACGAGATGAATATCTTTCTAATGGTGTGGCTCTCTCTCTGGACTGTCGGCTGCCTCGGATTGCTAGTTGCCTATATCGAAGGATTACAAGGCACATCAGTAAACACGAGTGAACCGATTCCGCTGGTGATGGTGATCTTTTTTTGGGCAGCAGATCTTGTCGCTGCAATTGTGCTGATCAATGCCTTATTCAGCAAACAGTCTTTCCATCTGGATTATGCCGATCTCACCATTCATACGAAATTATGGCGTTGGCACCGGACAAGAAAAATCCCCAAAAGTAATATCCAGAGCGTAGTACAGATAAAAGATGGTGACAGAGGTAAAGACAGTTTTCCGAGTTGGGGTCTGCAATTAAAGGGGAAGTCTTCTATAACGCTTATCTTTCGGCAACCTTATGAAAAAAGCGAGTGGTTAGGGCAAATGATTGCAGACTGGGCAAAGCTTCCGTTCACCCCTATACCACGCAAGGCTAAACGGTTTGGACGATAGGTTTGGAGAAGTAGCCACCCGTTGCACTTTTTAAACTAAGGGAAATTTGGGAAGAATGTTGGCGCAATATTGAAGAGTAAGAGTTCATTAAAT from [Leptolyngbya] sp. PCC 7376 includes:
- a CDS encoding LL-diaminopimelate aminotransferase, with product MYFSRRLEQLSANVFADMDKAKAAAVATGQSLIDLSLGSSDLPASPIAIDAIHKALDDPSTHGYVLHRNTQAFREAIATWYTERYGIVVDAATEVLPLIGSQEGTAHLPLVLMDEDDVALLPDPGYPSYTGGVALANGKIHYLPLTAENQFLPNFDAIPSDILPRTRLMILSYPHNPTTGIATLDFFTKAVAFCQENDIVLVHDFPYNDMYFGEVEPPSALQADPQKSCSIEFFTFSKSFNMGGFRIAFAVGNAEIIQGLRRLKAVVDFNQYAGTLSGAIAALQQDKDTITKNVTVYKARRDALVDALNKVGWDVPKPDATLYVWAKLPESWEGTSIEFCTELVAKTGVALSPGSGFGKMGEGYVRFALVQEPEILRNVVQKIDTFLTV
- a CDS encoding PEP-utilizing enzyme translates to MMTMTQVWGCLILLIAAPCLGAFVVFPQGGDRRPTRFNERAQFITELALGMGIIILTRQFFAMTSAWELLGLLALVMGRYWRWQETAMVAVLGGLLLHDYQITLLVGFIGLVGLTFFRQIRRGIWEMITLISLALVIRHGDQSGYIVAAIALSGTLAWISSVAPNNREVWSFFKPEAKFATLDQPLNRSQVGETAATLSQLKQRGYSVLPGWLLGAGDDLFVLLQFLKPDEDRPFMVRLSSEKPSQRFQIPIEQLASAKALESAILSTFSREELGQQSILIQVQPQVIWSGITYSRAPLGYRHSQEPLTEVLADMITPLIVGDRTPLQYYGLEEPTLQEKISPARLPPLTLMQEAAKLSRCLEEEFIAPLSMEWCFDGKQIWILGVRPIQSLKQHWTRDYLQTVVPHPLQPLSASLFKHTAEQAIAEIFQTFTVTPQPKPSISQRSLPAAPPDFVTHYRGYSYYNRTVGDRLLQELDLDWETFPKITNARFRTVLTHPRLFYRYLRWDQDWAKTVAQDIQRQVAPTLKTIRFSRNATENLSLTELNQHIEQLQALTGCLLAHYVRGHIILRTRRSLLKVKQPSAEPPEAQQALLRIARDIQNLLPQGETQTASRAELFAQLADQPDGKNIFQQIEQWLTEYGHRGDYPWELAQKRWQEDAGGIRKRITKLLNNQTSSASPSPSFGKQSWRQESLSRTEKRLKTIEDFIYHCLAQLRWSLLAIADHWVAAEKLDCAADIFWLRLAEINQLSTSTDSATLRLQIQYRRMLQAKTKDKEEQSPPPPILVYGQPKRPEAIADRCLKMSGILKGQSVGTGSIIAKAKRCSRWQQPPRISNNDILIVPYLHERLFPYLPELKGVITTQGSLFSQGARLAREQNLPMIVNVPNALEVIQTGQWLRLDGHSGQVELLPSDCLFINNG
- a CDS encoding glycosyltransferase family 39 protein: MQQSPILQRWFRTTEKSPRLLHVLTAITLCFVGGLAFLWRLGSVGLVDETEPMFAEAARQMLVTGDWITPYYNDVTRFDKPPLVYWLMAIAYKIVGVNAWGARLPSALAAIALMAMIFLVLYKYGFPTAATAAQPDESKTKQKLWLGALLGSSLIALNLQTIVWARTGVSDMLLNGCMGSGLVCFFCGYGSGGRPLNRWLPNIWYIAAYACLGLAVLTKGPVGLALPGLTIIFFLLYLGRFWSVFLEAKPWIGAIIFSVITVPWYVLVILRNGQTYLDTFFGYHNYDRFTGVVNGHAAPLYFYIPVVLIGFIPWSLYLPAAIARLKLHKIGDWRQQPRHAHLGLFAMAWFSTIFIFFTIAVTKLPSYTIPLLPAGAILVALLWSQMLLEPEQKSQWFWWSGAVNVLFLGFLAGFMIYSPQVIGFDPAAPNLDSSFRESILPIAGALIWAIATITAGVSLYRSRLGLLVSNICAMVLFITCVLLPMGTLLDQARQAGLREIAKTITEVRQPEEKVVMIGFEKPSLVFYTGQHIDFFDKPSEAIRFIQQSGASDQEETILIISRNKYLTNLPFTILNSEIIQEKSPYKLMRIPQKIF
- a CDS encoding circadian clock protein KaiA, with product MSKLVIHTIGLSETLKEQFSSSLIDDRYMVDHHENSREAYDIIVEKKENIDCLIIQYDSELDHTPNQLSELRILLPSLIFFTQSHQAIEQKEKGKFLYHSAEQYISFENLRSLTSSIDQAIAQFLNLAPSCALSDNPTTPEEIDSNNQQQNFLLLQQRRLAEKLRERLGYLGVYYKRNPQYFYRNLSEEEQRKFKQDFIADYREIVLDYFNGAPPTNQAIDQFVNQAFFADVSVSYILETHMALMDDFAQQLKLEGRSEEILLDYRLTLIDIVAHLCEMYRRSIPREDLPFELLMRMD
- the kaiB gene encoding circadian clock protein KaiB; protein product: MNPLKKTYVLKLYVAGNTPNSVRALKTLKNILEIDFKGVYALKVIDVLQNPQLAEEDKILATPTLSKVLPPPVRKIIGDLSDREKVLIGLDLLYEEFLERENDL
- the kaiC gene encoding circadian clock protein KaiC — its product is MNQPTSANNGAIKGVQKIRTLIEGLDEISHGGLPSGRTTLVSGTSGTGKTLLAIQFLYHGIKHFDYPGLFVTFEESPRDIIQNAHSFGWDLQSLVDEGKLFILDASPDPDGQEVVGNFDLSALIERIQYAIRKYDAKLVSIDSVTAVFQQYDAAPVVRREIFRLVARLKYLAVTSIMTTERLDEYGPVARFGVEEFVSDNVVILRNVLEGERRRRTIEILKLRGTTHMKGEYPFTITNDGINIFPLGAMRLTQRSSNARISSGVETLDGMCGGGFFKDSIILATGATGTGKTLLVSKFLEEGCRKGERAILFAYEESRAQLSRNASSWGIDFEEMEQKGLLKLLCSYPESAGLEDHLQMIKSEISEFKPSRIAIDSLSALARGVTNNAFRQFVIGVTGYAKQEEITGFFTNTTDQFMGAHSITESHISTITDTILMLQYVEIRGEMSRALNVFKMRGSWHDKGIREYSISEGGAQIKDSFRNYERIISGSPTRIAVDEKSELTRIMRGVQDKTMDD